In Opitutus sp., one genomic interval encodes:
- a CDS encoding response regulator, producing MSTLPVVILVNDDPLQLDLLTGMLGQQPWQVVACRSANEALQAMSRHQPALVITDLYMPDIDGWAFCRMLRSAAYKRFNLTPILVLSGILASEEAAEIASELGATDFSPLPVEAALLRERVRMLIETPPLTPAWKVLLAMAAGPEADAVRAVFGAQGCEVSQVEDIAAVDDVLSHEPWEAVICDLDLPDCSMALVRMWIAATPHSAFVLVTANPDPQAAVTSIRAGASVHTRRPYAPDYLFGLCELARQKNSLIRAQRMLELRTVELRNSDRLIQSILDSSDQVYLVIDRLGGVEMANRAARQIAAEILPHLAQSEDAAVAQLPALLSDRTKQSLALAMVGQVVHHDSAVSDASGRRRRFMVRYTPLPDADGRTARVCFNAQDMTARIEAEDALRLRNHALSSISQGVLITDAELNVTYANDSFVGMTGFSRSEIIGLRCGFLHAERTDAEALADIRRKLDAGLPFSGEVLDQRKNGESFWSERSLTPVKDAQGTVTQYVGVQRDITDRKRQQDELRYSQARLQALFDHSNDAIMLVNDSGRYVEVNPAACALLGYSREELLKLGVGEIFSKSEHGLAEGAWHEFLETGTQRGECSLRRKDGTLSRADYSAIAHIQNGLHLTIFRDVSESHALQSQLLRQQRLESVGRLASGVAHDLNNILTPILMAPAMLRGFVTDAGARMLLESMESGARRGSAIVQQLLAFSRGEAGEKVRLDLQKTLRESCAIMRETFPKSVAVEFAPAAGDFFVVGDPNQLQQVVLNLALNAADAMPRGGRLVLSLEAVEISPGAAARDPELIAGRHAVLTVVDHGTGIAPEILDKIFDPFFTTKPFGQGSGLGLSVVLGIVRSHGGFVRVTSRVGVGTIFKVHLPLQADVLATSPQPAKVPAVNRLPPAGAGRTVLVIDDEADVRDIIRLTLSHEGYRVIGAAGADAAFSQLQACGGRVDLILTDLSMPGVSGVKLIEMLHGRHPEQRILVMTGNGANCSVVPKLRDLVCGILPKPFEVSTLVLAVNQALQSPAL from the coding sequence TTGTCCACTCTCCCCGTCGTTATTTTGGTCAACGATGATCCGCTTCAATTGGATTTACTCACGGGCATGCTCGGCCAGCAGCCCTGGCAGGTGGTGGCCTGCCGTTCGGCCAACGAAGCGCTGCAGGCGATGTCGCGCCATCAGCCCGCCTTGGTCATCACCGACCTTTACATGCCCGACATCGACGGGTGGGCGTTCTGCCGGATGCTGCGCTCGGCCGCTTACAAGCGCTTTAACCTGACGCCTATCCTGGTGCTCTCCGGCATTCTGGCCAGTGAAGAGGCCGCGGAAATCGCCTCCGAGCTTGGCGCCACGGATTTTTCCCCGTTGCCCGTCGAAGCCGCACTTTTGCGTGAGCGGGTTCGCATGCTGATCGAAACCCCTCCGCTGACTCCTGCGTGGAAGGTGTTGCTAGCGATGGCAGCCGGGCCCGAGGCCGACGCCGTCCGGGCGGTGTTTGGCGCCCAGGGCTGCGAGGTCAGCCAGGTTGAGGACATCGCGGCCGTCGACGACGTGCTTTCACACGAACCCTGGGAAGCGGTGATCTGCGACCTCGATTTGCCTGATTGCTCGATGGCGCTGGTTCGCATGTGGATCGCGGCCACGCCGCACTCAGCCTTCGTACTGGTCACCGCCAATCCTGACCCGCAGGCGGCGGTCACGTCCATTCGGGCAGGGGCGAGCGTGCACACGCGGAGGCCCTATGCACCCGACTACCTGTTCGGGTTGTGCGAACTGGCCCGGCAAAAAAATTCGCTCATCCGCGCGCAACGCATGTTGGAGCTGCGAACCGTCGAGTTGCGTAACTCCGATCGGCTGATCCAGTCCATTCTGGATTCTTCCGACCAGGTTTACTTGGTGATCGACCGGTTGGGCGGCGTCGAGATGGCCAATCGAGCCGCTCGCCAGATCGCCGCCGAAATCCTGCCTCACTTGGCTCAAAGCGAGGATGCCGCCGTCGCACAACTGCCCGCGCTGTTGAGCGACCGCACCAAGCAAAGTCTCGCGCTGGCCATGGTCGGGCAAGTGGTGCACCACGACTCCGCAGTGAGTGATGCCTCCGGCCGCCGCCGGCGTTTTATGGTCCGCTACACGCCCTTGCCCGACGCCGATGGGCGCACCGCTCGGGTGTGCTTTAACGCCCAGGACATGACCGCGCGTATCGAGGCCGAGGATGCGCTCCGGCTGCGCAACCACGCGCTCAGTTCCATTTCCCAAGGTGTACTCATCACCGATGCCGAACTAAATGTGACCTACGCCAATGACAGCTTCGTTGGCATGACCGGCTTTAGCCGCAGCGAGATCATTGGTTTGCGGTGCGGCTTTTTGCATGCGGAGCGCACCGATGCCGAAGCGCTCGCCGACATACGCCGCAAACTCGATGCCGGCCTGCCGTTTTCCGGCGAGGTGTTGGATCAGCGTAAAAACGGCGAGTCATTCTGGAGCGAGCGCTCGCTCACTCCGGTCAAGGACGCACAGGGCACCGTTACCCAATACGTCGGCGTGCAGCGCGACATCACGGATCGCAAGCGTCAGCAGGACGAACTGCGCTACAGTCAGGCCCGGTTGCAGGCGCTCTTTGATCACTCCAACGATGCGATCATGCTGGTTAACGACTCGGGGCGTTACGTGGAGGTGAATCCAGCTGCCTGCGCACTGCTCGGTTATAGCCGCGAGGAACTGCTCAAGCTCGGGGTGGGCGAGATTTTCAGCAAAAGCGAACACGGGTTGGCCGAGGGTGCCTGGCACGAGTTTTTAGAGACCGGCACCCAACGCGGTGAATGCTCCCTGCGCCGCAAGGACGGCACCCTTTCGCGCGCTGATTACAGTGCCATTGCGCATATCCAAAACGGGCTGCACCTGACGATTTTTCGCGACGTTTCCGAGAGTCATGCGCTCCAGTCCCAGCTCCTGCGCCAGCAGCGGCTTGAAAGCGTTGGCCGCTTGGCCAGCGGTGTGGCCCACGACCTTAATAATATCCTCACGCCCATTCTTATGGCGCCTGCCATGCTGCGCGGTTTTGTCACCGACGCCGGTGCGCGCATGCTGCTTGAATCGATGGAATCGGGGGCGCGGCGCGGGTCGGCCATCGTTCAGCAATTGCTGGCCTTTTCGCGTGGCGAGGCGGGCGAGAAAGTCCGTCTGGACCTGCAGAAAACTCTGCGCGAATCGTGCGCGATCATGCGGGAAACCTTTCCCAAGAGTGTTGCCGTCGAGTTTGCCCCGGCGGCGGGCGATTTTTTTGTCGTGGGCGACCCCAATCAGCTCCAACAGGTGGTGTTGAATCTGGCGCTGAACGCGGCCGATGCCATGCCGCGCGGCGGGCGGTTGGTGCTGAGCTTGGAGGCGGTGGAGATTTCCCCGGGCGCAGCTGCTCGCGACCCGGAGCTGATTGCGGGTCGTCACGCCGTGTTGACCGTGGTCGATCACGGCACCGGCATCGCACCTGAAATCCTCGACAAGATTTTCGATCCGTTTTTCACCACCAAGCCCTTCGGCCAGGGCAGTGGACTCGGTCTTTCCGTCGTTCTTGGAATCGTGCGCTCGCACGGCGGTTTTGTCCGTGTGACCAGTCGTGTTGGTGTGGGCACGATCTTCAAAGTGCACCTACCGCTGCAAGCCGACGTGCTTGCTACGAGCCCGCAGCCGGCGAAGGTGCCAGCGGTTAACCGACTGCCCCCGGCCGGGGCGGGGCGCACGGTGTTGGTCATCGATGACGAGGCCGATGTGCGCGATATCATCCGGCTCACCCTCAGTCACGAGGGTTACCGGGTGATAGGTGCAGCGGGGGCCGATGCGGCCTTTTCCCAGCTGCAAGCCTGCGGCGGGCGCGTGGATTTGATTCTCACTGACCTGTCGATGCCCGGGGTGTCGGGGGTCAAGCTGATCGAAATGTTGCATGGTCGGCACCCCGAGCAGCGTATCTTGGTGATGACGGGCAATGGGGCCAATTGTTCGGTGGTGCCCAAGTTGCGCGATCTGGTGTGCGGGATTCTGCCCAAACCCTTCGAGGTTTCGACCTTGGTTCTGGCGGTCAACCAGGCCCTGCAATCACCCGCTCTGTAA